One Paenibacillus thermoaerophilus genomic window carries:
- a CDS encoding nitroreductase family protein, with translation MDIHEAIRGRRSVGRVKDDPVPPEWIEKILEAGNWAPCHHLTEPWRFFVMTGAGRDVLADAYADIAAEQSGQDDPEFRRKHAAKAYRAPVVIAVAVSPSADPRVTRIEEFAAAHAAVQNMLLTAHALGLGAIWRSGDPMYHPRMKQAFGLQPHEELVALVYLGFPVTAPPAGGRRPVADATVWLS, from the coding sequence ATGGATATACATGAAGCGATCCGCGGGCGCCGATCGGTCGGCAGGGTCAAGGACGATCCCGTTCCGCCGGAATGGATCGAGAAGATTTTGGAGGCGGGCAATTGGGCTCCCTGTCACCATCTGACGGAGCCGTGGAGATTTTTCGTGATGACGGGAGCGGGCAGGGATGTGCTCGCGGACGCGTACGCCGATATCGCGGCCGAGCAGTCCGGCCAGGATGATCCCGAGTTTCGCCGGAAACATGCGGCCAAAGCTTACCGGGCGCCGGTCGTCATCGCCGTGGCGGTATCGCCGTCGGCCGATCCGCGCGTGACTCGGATCGAAGAGTTCGCCGCAGCGCACGCGGCCGTGCAGAACATGCTTCTGACGGCGCACGCTCTCGGCCTCGGGGCGATCTGGCGCTCCGGCGATCCGATGTATCATCCCCGCATGAAGCAGGCATTCGGCCTTCAGCCGCACGAGGAGCTGGTCGCTCTCGTCTACCTGGGCTTCCCCGTGACGGCACCTCCCGCGGGAGGACGCCGTCCGGTGGCCGACGCGACGGTGTGGCTGAGCTGA
- a CDS encoding methyl-accepting chemotaxis protein: protein MKHSIVHKIVFGLIIVSSVTYGTSALFIFGLKDRIPGMSPSAVIICTLLLGIFWTSFLGWLAARMIVRPLLDLTRVSDEAASGNLKIAVRVPDTRDELNKLALSFKEMISSLQGMIGGIAGHAHTTGERVDVLNAAVAQAARQLEDITQHIGEISEGAAEQSRSTSSALTEIRAMLEEAREVGAQAERTSRLSNEMTETVDTSIKSVYELLQGIREMEELYNQSMEHVRLLAEKAESIGIITELVVSISSQTNLLALNAAIEAARAGEEGRGFAVVAGEVRRLAEQSEQAAKEISEAIAEVQRVIQDVVRGNREQAEIMQRESAQGRSVNEALTELRSSAANMREAVHDIAGVVARLSEGIVQIHDHSAGIDGIAGKISSRTAEISSAIQEQFSLMQEVAASFETLKSHAGRLNEMTGRFRV, encoded by the coding sequence ATGAAACACAGCATCGTTCATAAAATCGTATTCGGCCTGATTATCGTATCCTCCGTGACTTACGGAACCAGCGCCCTGTTTATTTTCGGGCTGAAGGACCGCATACCGGGCATGTCGCCGTCGGCCGTAATCATCTGCACGCTGCTGCTCGGCATATTTTGGACGTCGTTTCTGGGCTGGCTCGCCGCCCGCATGATCGTCCGTCCGCTTCTGGATTTGACCCGCGTATCCGACGAAGCCGCCTCCGGCAATTTGAAAATAGCCGTGCGCGTTCCGGACACCCGGGATGAGCTGAACAAGCTGGCTTTGTCGTTCAAAGAGATGATCTCCAGTCTGCAAGGCATGATCGGCGGCATCGCGGGCCACGCCCATACGACCGGAGAACGCGTCGACGTGCTGAATGCCGCCGTCGCCCAAGCCGCACGCCAGCTTGAGGACATCACGCAGCATATCGGGGAAATATCCGAAGGGGCCGCGGAGCAATCCCGCTCGACCTCCTCCGCGTTGACGGAGATCCGGGCCATGCTGGAAGAAGCCCGCGAGGTCGGCGCGCAGGCCGAACGCACGTCACGGCTGTCCAACGAAATGACGGAAACCGTCGATACGAGCATCAAGAGCGTCTACGAGCTGCTGCAGGGCATCCGCGAGATGGAAGAACTGTACAACCAATCGATGGAACATGTCCGGCTGCTCGCCGAGAAAGCCGAGAGCATCGGCATCATCACCGAGCTTGTCGTCAGCATCTCCTCGCAGACGAATCTGCTCGCGCTGAACGCGGCGATCGAAGCCGCCCGCGCCGGGGAGGAAGGACGCGGCTTCGCCGTTGTCGCGGGCGAAGTGCGCAGGCTGGCCGAGCAGAGCGAGCAGGCGGCCAAGGAGATCAGCGAGGCGATCGCCGAGGTGCAGCGGGTCATCCAGGACGTCGTGCGGGGCAATCGCGAGCAGGCGGAGATCATGCAGCGCGAGTCGGCTCAGGGCCGTTCGGTGAACGAGGCGCTGACGGAGCTGCGTTCGTCCGCCGCCAACATGAGGGAGGCGGTTCATGACATCGCCGGAGTCGTCGCGCGCTTGTCGGAAGGCATCGTTCAGATTCACGACCACTCGGCCGGCATCGACGGAATCGCGGGGAAAATCTCCTCCCGCACCGCGGAGATCTCCTCGGCCATCCAGGAGCAGTTCTCGCTGATGCAGGAGGTCGCCGCTTCGTTCGAGACGTTGAAATCGCATGCCGGACGGTTAAACGAGATGACCGGGCGATTCCGCGTATAA
- a CDS encoding GGDEF domain-containing protein — protein MRSYFRLKLSIILILFALAISFTLSTTDHFRLKEQVVSHHQNLIRQNEETVQYALKTIEKAYHLFGEHIALTMQKHSLYLLDLYDRNPNFDEWDFQELKNRFSMDVYIIDSANKITHSSYPDDIGLDFSVCCNKLSQVLNERRSSGGFYHDGIDIEQKSGRIKKYSYMATRDKKYLIQLGYSLEDEDIFKQFNFLGTADELVQKYASIYAIHILNTGGYPLGKPADSSYLSPERRAAFEHTLRTGQPSEVSGHWENEPATYHYTRYSSEFDTGTTKYKVLEIVYTDRELQAVLGQNRNAFIYRLGIVLLITVALALVVSRWAGKLMHLAYHDSLTGLKNRAAFNELLQNVLAGNRGTTALLMIDLDNFKLVNDYYGHDKGDELLRGAAQCICSSARKHDIPIRLGGDEFVLIMPSATAEEAMKTAADIIDAIKALTEADLYLNGEKMTTSIGIALAPVHGADVETLCKKADLALYASKEQGKNRYCLYEEGNGR, from the coding sequence TTGCGGTCTTATTTCAGACTCAAATTGTCCATCATTTTGATTTTATTCGCGCTGGCGATCTCGTTTACGCTGTCGACGACAGACCATTTCCGTCTGAAGGAACAAGTCGTCAGCCACCATCAGAATCTGATCCGGCAAAATGAAGAAACGGTCCAATATGCCCTGAAAACCATCGAAAAGGCCTACCATTTGTTCGGGGAGCATATCGCCTTAACCATGCAGAAGCACTCCCTCTACTTGCTGGACCTTTACGATCGCAATCCGAACTTCGACGAATGGGATTTTCAGGAGCTGAAAAACCGCTTTTCGATGGACGTATACATCATCGACTCCGCCAACAAGATCACCCACAGCAGCTATCCGGACGACATCGGCCTGGACTTCTCCGTATGCTGCAACAAGCTGTCCCAGGTGCTGAACGAGAGAAGAAGTTCGGGCGGCTTCTATCACGACGGCATCGACATCGAACAGAAATCGGGAAGGATCAAAAAGTACAGCTACATGGCGACGCGCGACAAAAAGTACTTGATCCAGCTCGGCTATTCCCTCGAAGACGAGGACATTTTCAAGCAGTTTAATTTTCTGGGCACAGCCGACGAGCTGGTTCAAAAGTACGCGTCCATATACGCGATCCACATCTTGAACACGGGCGGATACCCGTTGGGAAAACCGGCCGACAGCTCCTATCTGTCGCCGGAGAGGCGGGCGGCCTTCGAGCATACGCTTCGCACGGGGCAGCCTTCCGAGGTGAGCGGCCATTGGGAGAACGAACCCGCCACCTACCACTACACCCGCTACAGTTCGGAGTTCGATACGGGAACGACCAAATACAAGGTGCTCGAGATCGTCTACACCGACCGGGAGCTGCAAGCCGTGCTCGGCCAAAACCGGAATGCGTTCATCTATCGGTTGGGGATTGTCCTGCTGATTACGGTCGCCCTCGCCCTCGTCGTCTCGCGCTGGGCGGGCAAATTGATGCACCTCGCCTACCACGACAGCTTGACCGGCTTGAAAAACCGGGCGGCTTTCAACGAACTGCTGCAGAACGTCCTCGCCGGGAATCGGGGCACAACCGCCCTGCTGATGATCGATCTGGACAATTTCAAGCTGGTGAACGATTATTACGGACACGACAAGGGAGACGAACTGTTGAGGGGCGCCGCCCAATGCATATGCTCAAGCGCCAGAAAACACGATATCCCGATCCGGCTCGGCGGCGACGAGTTCGTTCTGATTATGCCCTCCGCCACCGCCGAAGAGGCCATGAAAACGGCCGCCGACATCATCGATGCGATCAAAGCGTTGACCGAAGCGGACTTGTATTTGAACGGCGAAAAAATGACGACCAGCATCGGAATCGCGCTCGCCCCCGTGCACGGCGCGGACGTCGAGACGTTATGCAAAAAGGCGGATCTGGCGTTGTACGCCTCAAAGGAACAAGGGAAAAACCGCTATTGCCTTTATGAGGAGGGGAACGGCCGGTGA